A single window of Streptomyces sudanensis DNA harbors:
- a CDS encoding hemolysin family protein yields MTEVLLLLLALLLALACGVFVAAEFSLTTVERATLERAAERGERGAPGALKAVRSLTFQLSGAQLGITVTNLIVGMLAEPSVARLISGPVRDLGASPSVASSLALVIGTALSTVVLMVVGELVPKNWAISSPLAVAKVVATPQRVFSAAFKPLISHLNNTANHMVRRLGMEPAEELASARGPQELVALARHSAKAGALEPDTAELFVRTLNLAELTAENVMTPRVQVIALESRATAEDVANATRATGLSRFPVYRGSLDTVIGTAHIKDVLTVPAEWRHRTPVVELLREPVLVPESLTVDRLLDRMHGKATMAVVIDEYGGTAGIVTMEDILEEVVGEVRDEHDPHETPDLARTGEDADGRALWSADGAARTDQLRSIGLDVPEGPYETLAGLVATVLGRIPKAGDTVEVSGWLLDVTDASGRRAARVALRAPAPGEEPGRAAGREGPGAPGAPEFPGAPGASGALGEGRDR; encoded by the coding sequence ATGACGGAAGTGCTGCTGCTCCTCCTGGCGCTGCTGCTCGCGCTGGCGTGCGGCGTGTTCGTCGCGGCCGAGTTCTCCCTCACCACGGTCGAGCGGGCCACGCTGGAGCGGGCGGCGGAACGCGGCGAGCGCGGCGCCCCGGGCGCCCTGAAGGCCGTACGGTCGCTCACGTTCCAGCTCTCCGGCGCGCAGCTCGGCATCACGGTGACCAACCTGATCGTCGGCATGCTCGCCGAACCGTCCGTCGCCCGGCTGATCAGCGGGCCGGTCCGGGACCTCGGCGCCTCCCCGTCCGTCGCCTCCTCACTGGCGCTGGTGATCGGCACGGCCCTGTCGACGGTGGTCCTGATGGTCGTCGGCGAACTGGTGCCGAAGAACTGGGCCATCTCCTCGCCGCTGGCGGTGGCGAAGGTCGTGGCGACTCCGCAGCGGGTGTTCAGCGCCGCCTTCAAGCCGCTGATCAGCCACCTCAACAACACCGCCAACCACATGGTGCGCCGCCTGGGCATGGAGCCCGCCGAGGAACTGGCGTCGGCGCGCGGACCGCAGGAACTGGTCGCGCTGGCCCGCCACTCCGCGAAGGCGGGCGCACTGGAACCGGACACCGCCGAGCTGTTCGTCCGTACGCTCAACCTGGCCGAGCTGACCGCCGAGAACGTGATGACGCCGCGCGTCCAGGTCATCGCCCTGGAGTCGCGGGCCACCGCGGAGGACGTCGCCAACGCGACCCGCGCGACCGGCCTGTCCCGTTTCCCCGTCTACCGCGGCAGCCTGGACACCGTCATCGGCACCGCCCACATCAAGGACGTCCTCACCGTGCCCGCCGAGTGGCGCCACCGCACCCCGGTGGTCGAGCTGCTGCGCGAACCGGTCCTGGTGCCGGAGAGCCTCACCGTGGACCGGCTGCTCGACCGGATGCACGGCAAGGCCACCATGGCCGTCGTCATCGACGAGTACGGCGGCACGGCCGGGATCGTGACGATGGAGGACATCCTGGAGGAGGTCGTCGGCGAGGTGCGCGACGAACACGACCCGCACGAGACGCCCGACCTGGCGCGGACCGGCGAGGACGCCGACGGGCGCGCCCTGTGGTCCGCCGACGGGGCCGCCCGCACCGACCAGCTGCGGTCGATCGGGCTGGACGTCCCGGAGGGCCCGTACGAGACGCTCGCCGGGCTCGTCGCGACGGTGCTGGGCCGCATCCCGAAGGCCGGGGACACCGTCGAGGTGTCCGGCTGGCTGCTGGACGTGACCGACGCCTCGGGGCGCCGGGCGGCGCGCGTCGCGCTGCGCGCCCCCGCGCCGGGCGAGGAGCCGGGGAGGGCCGCCGGCCGGGAGGGCCCCGGCGCTCCCGGCGCGCCGGAGTTCCCGGGCGCTCCGGGCGCCTCGGGCGCCCTGGGTGAGGGGAGGGACCGGTGA
- a CDS encoding class I SAM-dependent methyltransferase encodes MRERRAGTGPGTVDHPLFARLYARLGAAADRGGFGELRRELLDGLSGRIVEVGAGNGLNFPHYPAAVSGVVAVEPDRVLRRLAAREAPGVRTPVDVVAGTAEALPLGDGAFDGAVVSLVLCSVRDVRGSLAELRRVLRPGGELRFLEHGLAPGRVAAAVQRGVDATVWPRLFGGCHTARDPLAGIGAAGFEVVTYRRLRIPERGVPLPASPIVLGVARRPPSGAA; translated from the coding sequence ATGAGGGAACGGCGTGCGGGGACCGGCCCGGGCACCGTGGACCACCCCCTGTTCGCGCGCCTGTACGCGCGGCTGGGCGCCGCCGCCGACAGGGGCGGGTTCGGCGAGCTGCGGAGGGAGCTGCTGGACGGGCTGTCCGGGCGGATCGTCGAGGTGGGGGCGGGCAACGGCCTGAACTTCCCGCACTATCCGGCGGCCGTGTCCGGGGTCGTCGCGGTCGAGCCGGACCGGGTGCTGCGGCGGCTCGCCGCGCGGGAGGCGCCGGGGGTGCGGACGCCGGTGGACGTGGTGGCGGGGACGGCGGAGGCGCTGCCGCTCGGGGACGGGGCGTTCGACGGCGCCGTCGTGTCGCTGGTGCTGTGCAGCGTGCGGGACGTGCGCGGGTCCCTGGCGGAGCTGCGGCGGGTCCTCAGGCCGGGCGGTGAGCTGCGGTTCCTGGAGCACGGCCTCGCGCCGGGGCGGGTGGCGGCGGCGGTGCAGCGGGGCGTGGACGCCACCGTGTGGCCGCGGCTGTTCGGCGGCTGCCACACGGCGCGGGACCCGCTGGCCGGGATCGGGGCGGCCGGGTTCGAGGTCGTCACGTACCGGAGGCTGCGGATTCCGGAACGGGGCGTTCCGCTGCCGGCGTCGCCGATCGTCCTGGGCGTCGCGCGGCGGCCCCCGTCCGGTGCCGCCTGA
- a CDS encoding VOC family protein, which yields MRATVSEIVFDCADPAALARFWAGLLGGDPVDRDPDWSYVDPPGFVRVAFQRVPEGRSAKNRLHLDLSGGDVESAAERAVALGAVRVGGFVRDAYGGFRVMRDPEGNEFCFVSG from the coding sequence ATGCGAGCGACCGTCAGCGAGATCGTGTTCGACTGCGCGGACCCCGCCGCCCTGGCGCGGTTCTGGGCCGGGCTGCTGGGCGGCGATCCGGTGGACCGGGACCCGGACTGGTCGTACGTGGACCCGCCCGGCTTCGTGCGGGTGGCGTTCCAGCGGGTGCCGGAGGGCAGGTCCGCGAAGAACCGGCTGCACCTGGACCTGAGCGGCGGGGACGTGGAGAGCGCCGCCGAACGGGCGGTCGCCCTGGGGGCCGTGCGGGTCGGCGGATTCGTACGGGACGCGTACGGGGGATTCCGGGTGATGCGCGACCCGGAGGGCAACGAGTTCTGCTTCGTCAGCGGCTGA
- the bioD gene encoding dethiobiotin synthase: MPVVVVSGTGTEIGKTVVTAAVAAAARAAGRSVAVLKPAQTGVGPGERGDADEVVRLAGPGVTGRELARFPEPLAPETAARRAGMTPVGPDEVAEAARELAAGHDLVLVEGAGGLLVRYDARGGTLADAAQLLGAPVLVVAAAGLGTLNLAALTGEALRARGLTQLGLVVGSWPKAPGTAERCNLTDLPASAGAPLLGAVPEGAGALPPAAFRAAAPGWLAPELDGTWEAEAFARAVGA; this comes from the coding sequence ATGCCGGTCGTGGTGGTGAGTGGAACGGGCACGGAGATCGGCAAGACGGTCGTCACGGCGGCCGTCGCGGCGGCCGCGCGGGCCGCGGGCCGTTCGGTGGCCGTGCTGAAGCCCGCGCAGACGGGCGTCGGGCCGGGCGAGCGGGGCGACGCCGACGAGGTCGTACGGCTCGCCGGGCCCGGGGTGACCGGGCGGGAGCTGGCCCGGTTCCCCGAGCCGCTGGCCCCGGAGACGGCCGCCCGGCGGGCCGGGATGACGCCGGTCGGGCCGGACGAGGTGGCGGAGGCGGCACGGGAGCTGGCCGCCGGGCACGACCTGGTGCTCGTCGAGGGCGCGGGCGGGCTGCTGGTCCGGTACGACGCGCGGGGCGGCACCCTCGCGGACGCGGCGCAGCTGCTGGGCGCGCCGGTGCTGGTGGTCGCCGCGGCGGGGCTCGGCACGCTCAACCTGGCCGCGCTGACCGGCGAGGCGCTGCGCGCACGCGGCCTGACGCAGCTCGGCCTGGTCGTGGGGAGCTGGCCGAAGGCGCCGGGGACGGCCGAGCGGTGCAACCTGACGGACCTGCCGGCCTCGGCGGGCGCCCCGCTGCTGGGCGCGGTCCCCGAGGGGGCCGGCGCCCTGCCCCCCGCGGCCTTCCGGGCGGCGGCGCCGGGCTGGCTGGCGCCGGAGCTGGACGGGACGTGGGAAGCGGAGGCGTTCGCGCGGGCCGTCGGCGCCTGA
- a CDS encoding adenosylmethionine--8-amino-7-oxononanoate transaminase, whose translation MPEPLHGPGGLVALDREHVWHPYGPMPGRVDPLVVESASGVRLRLAEPAQGRTELVDGMSSWWSAVHGYRHPVLDGAVRDQLGRMSHVMFGGLTHEPAVRLATRLVEITPAPLRHVFLSDSGSVSVEVAVKMCLQYWRSTGRPAKRRLLTWRGGYHGDTWQPMSVCDPEGGMHELWTGVLPRQVFAPAPPAAYEEEYARTLRELVARHAGELAAVIVEPVVQGAGGMRFHSPDYLRVLREACDAHDVLLVFDEIATGFGRTGELFAADHAGVAPDVMCLGKALTGGYLSMAATLCTTRVAEGISRGEVPVLAHGPTFMGNPLASAVACASIDLLLSQDWAREVRRIGAGLREGLEPARALPGVEDVRVLGAIGVVQLDHPVDMAAATAAAVREGVWLRPFRDLVYVMPPYVTDDEDVARICRAVRAAAREG comes from the coding sequence ATGCCTGAGCCGCTCCACGGCCCCGGCGGGCTGGTCGCGCTGGACCGGGAGCACGTGTGGCACCCGTACGGGCCGATGCCGGGCCGGGTCGACCCGCTGGTGGTGGAGTCGGCCTCCGGGGTGCGGCTGCGCCTCGCCGAGCCGGCGCAGGGGCGGACGGAGCTGGTCGACGGCATGTCGTCCTGGTGGTCGGCCGTGCACGGCTACCGCCACCCGGTGCTCGACGGGGCCGTGCGCGACCAGCTCGGCCGGATGAGCCACGTCATGTTCGGCGGGCTCACCCACGAGCCGGCCGTCCGGCTCGCCACCCGCCTGGTGGAGATCACCCCGGCGCCGCTGCGGCACGTGTTCCTCAGCGACTCCGGGTCGGTGTCCGTCGAGGTCGCCGTGAAGATGTGCCTGCAGTACTGGCGGTCCACCGGCCGCCCGGCCAAGCGGCGGCTGCTGACCTGGCGCGGCGGCTACCACGGGGACACCTGGCAGCCGATGTCGGTGTGCGACCCCGAGGGCGGGATGCACGAGCTGTGGACCGGGGTGCTGCCGCGCCAGGTGTTCGCCCCGGCGCCCCCGGCCGCGTACGAGGAGGAGTACGCCCGCACCCTGCGCGAGCTGGTCGCCCGGCACGCCGGCGAACTGGCCGCGGTGATCGTCGAGCCGGTGGTGCAGGGCGCGGGCGGGATGCGCTTCCACTCCCCCGACTACCTGCGGGTGCTGCGGGAGGCGTGCGACGCGCACGACGTGCTGCTGGTGTTCGACGAGATCGCGACGGGCTTCGGCCGGACGGGCGAGCTGTTCGCGGCGGACCACGCGGGTGTGGCACCCGATGTGATGTGCCTGGGCAAGGCGCTGACCGGCGGTTACCTGTCGATGGCGGCGACGCTGTGCACGACGCGGGTCGCGGAGGGCATCTCGCGGGGCGAGGTGCCGGTGCTGGCGCACGGGCCGACGTTCATGGGCAACCCGCTGGCCTCCGCGGTGGCCTGCGCCTCGATCGACCTGCTGCTGTCGCAGGACTGGGCGCGGGAGGTGCGGCGGATCGGGGCCGGGCTGCGCGAGGGGCTGGAACCGGCGCGCGCCCTGCCGGGGGTGGAGGACGTGCGGGTCCTCGGCGCGATCGGCGTGGTCCAGCTGGACCATCCGGTCGACATGGCGGCGGCCACCGCCGCGGCGGTGCGCGAGGGCGTGTGGCTGCGGCCGTTCCGGGACCTGGTGTACGTGATGCCGCCGTACGTCACGGACGACGAGGACGTGGCACGGATCTGCCGCGCGGTGCGCGCGGCGGCGAGGGAGGGCTGA
- the bioB gene encoding biotin synthase BioB: MDLLNTLVDKGLRRESPTREEALAVLATSDDELLDVVAAAGRVRRHWFGRRVKLNYLVNLKSGLCPEDCSYCSQRLGSKADILKYTWLKPEEASKAAAAGIAGGAKRVCLVASGRGPTDRDVDRVSKTIEAIKEDNEGVEVCACLGLLSDGQAERLRSAGADAYNHNLNTSESTYGEITTTHTYADRVDTVRKAHQAGLSACSGLIAGMGESDEDLVDVVFSLRELDPDSVPVNFLIPFEGTPLAKEWNLTPQRALRILAMVRFVCPDVEVRLAGGREVHLRTLQPLALHLANSIFLGDYLTSEGQAGKADLEMIADAGFEVEGAGTTTLPEHRVDAAAGGCGTGGGCGSGGVCGPSAEAGAPAEAEVPSGAETPLPEGRPDLVAVRRRGAGTDLAPNA; this comes from the coding sequence ATGGATCTGTTGAACACGCTGGTGGACAAGGGGCTGCGGCGCGAGTCGCCGACCCGTGAAGAGGCGCTCGCCGTCCTGGCGACCTCCGACGACGAACTGCTGGACGTGGTGGCCGCGGCGGGCAGGGTGCGGCGCCACTGGTTCGGGCGCCGGGTGAAGCTCAACTACCTGGTCAACCTGAAGTCCGGGCTGTGCCCCGAGGACTGCTCGTACTGTTCGCAGCGGCTGGGGTCGAAGGCCGACATCCTCAAGTACACCTGGCTGAAGCCGGAGGAGGCGTCGAAGGCCGCCGCCGCGGGCATCGCGGGCGGCGCGAAGCGGGTGTGCCTCGTCGCCAGCGGCCGGGGGCCGACGGACCGGGACGTGGACCGGGTCTCCAAGACGATCGAGGCCATCAAGGAGGACAACGAGGGCGTCGAGGTGTGCGCGTGCCTCGGGCTGCTCTCCGACGGCCAGGCCGAGCGGCTGCGTTCGGCGGGCGCCGACGCCTACAACCACAACCTCAACACGTCCGAGTCGACGTACGGGGAGATCACCACCACCCACACCTACGCGGACCGCGTCGACACCGTGCGCAAGGCGCACCAGGCGGGCCTGTCGGCGTGCTCGGGGCTGATCGCCGGCATGGGCGAGAGCGACGAGGACCTGGTCGACGTGGTGTTCTCGCTGCGCGAGCTGGACCCGGACTCGGTGCCGGTGAACTTCCTCATCCCCTTCGAGGGCACGCCGCTGGCCAAGGAGTGGAACCTCACCCCGCAGCGGGCGCTGCGCATCCTGGCGATGGTGCGGTTCGTCTGCCCGGACGTGGAGGTCCGGCTGGCGGGCGGGCGCGAGGTGCACCTGCGCACGCTCCAGCCGCTCGCGCTGCACCTGGCCAACTCCATCTTCCTGGGCGACTACCTGACCAGCGAGGGCCAGGCCGGCAAGGCGGACCTGGAGATGATCGCGGACGCCGGTTTCGAGGTGGAGGGCGCCGGCACGACGACGCTGCCGGAGCACCGGGTGGACGCGGCGGCCGGCGGCTGCGGGACGGGCGGGGGCTGCGGCTCCGGCGGTGTGTGCGGTCCGTCCGCGGAGGCCGGCGCGCCCGCGGAGGCGGAGGTGCCCTCCGGAGCGGAGACGCCCCTCCCGGAGGGCCGGCCGGACCTGGTGGCGGTGCGCCGCCGGGGCGCCGGAACGGACCTCGCGCCCAATGCCTGA
- a CDS encoding 8-amino-7-oxononanoate synthase translates to MPEDVPGDTAPGAPFDWIDAEARRRAAAGLVRTLRPRPADTDLLDLAGNDYLGLTRHPEVAGAAADAARRWGAGSTGSRLVTGSTALHAELERELAAFCGFEAALVFSSGYAANLAVLTALGPRGSLIVSDAGNHASIVDGCRLSRAETAVVPHADPGAVRETLGAHPGRRALVVSDSVFSVDGDAAPLGALAGACREHGAALVVDDAHGLGVLGEGGRGALAAAGLAGAPDVVATATLSKSLGSQGGVVLGPARVVEHLVNAARTFIFDTGLAPAAAGAALAALRLLRREPDLAGRARAVAAALHTELTAAGLTAARPDAAVVSVRAPSPESALRWAADCRAQGVAVGCFRPPSVPDGVSRLRLTARADLDGERIGRAVSVILRTAPPR, encoded by the coding sequence ATGCCCGAGGACGTGCCCGGCGACACCGCGCCCGGAGCCCCGTTCGACTGGATCGACGCCGAGGCGCGCCGCCGCGCCGCCGCCGGGCTCGTCCGCACGCTGCGCCCCCGCCCCGCCGACACCGACCTGCTGGACCTGGCGGGCAACGACTACCTCGGTCTCACCCGCCACCCGGAGGTCGCCGGCGCCGCCGCCGACGCCGCCCGCCGCTGGGGCGCCGGCTCCACCGGTTCGCGGCTCGTCACCGGCTCGACCGCCCTCCACGCCGAACTGGAACGGGAACTCGCCGCGTTCTGCGGCTTCGAGGCGGCACTCGTCTTCTCGTCCGGATACGCCGCCAACCTCGCCGTGCTCACCGCGCTCGGCCCCCGCGGCTCCCTGATCGTGTCCGACGCGGGGAACCACGCGTCGATCGTGGACGGCTGCCGGCTGTCCCGCGCCGAGACCGCCGTCGTCCCGCACGCCGATCCGGGGGCCGTGCGCGAGACCCTCGGCGCCCACCCCGGGCGGCGCGCCCTGGTCGTCAGCGACTCGGTGTTCTCCGTCGACGGCGACGCCGCACCGCTCGGGGCCCTCGCCGGCGCCTGCCGGGAGCACGGCGCCGCCCTCGTCGTCGACGACGCGCACGGTCTGGGCGTGCTGGGCGAGGGGGGCCGCGGCGCCCTGGCCGCGGCGGGCCTCGCCGGCGCGCCCGACGTGGTCGCCACGGCGACGCTCTCCAAGTCCCTCGGCAGCCAGGGCGGCGTCGTCCTCGGTCCCGCCCGGGTCGTCGAGCACCTGGTGAACGCCGCCCGGACCTTCATCTTCGACACGGGCCTCGCCCCGGCCGCGGCGGGCGCCGCCCTGGCGGCCCTGCGCCTGCTGCGCCGCGAACCGGACCTCGCGGGGCGCGCCCGTGCGGTGGCCGCCGCCCTCCACACGGAGCTGACCGCCGCGGGGCTCACCGCCGCGCGGCCGGACGCGGCGGTGGTGTCGGTGCGGGCCCCCTCGCCGGAGTCGGCCCTGCGCTGGGCGGCGGACTGCCGTGCGCAGGGCGTGGCGGTCGGCTGCTTCCGGCCGCCGTCCGTGCCGGACGGGGTGTCGCGGCTGCGGCTCACCGCGCGCGCCGACCTCGACGGCGAGCGGATCGGGCGGGCCGTGTCCGTGATCCTGCGCACCGCGCCGCCCCGCTGA
- a CDS encoding C40 family peptidase — MAGVLSALTLVAAGGALAGPGSAPPAHAAPAAAGMALKIAASKKGAPYQWGAVGPYRFDCSGLTLYSYKRAGKKLPRTAQAQYNRTHRVAKSDRRKGDLVFFHGSGGVYHVGIYAGSDRIWHSPKAGSWVKLERIWSRSVSYGRVG; from the coding sequence ATCGCCGGCGTCCTGTCCGCCCTCACCCTGGTCGCCGCCGGCGGCGCCCTCGCCGGCCCCGGCTCGGCGCCCCCGGCGCACGCCGCGCCGGCCGCCGCCGGCATGGCGCTGAAGATCGCCGCGTCGAAGAAGGGCGCCCCCTACCAGTGGGGGGCCGTCGGCCCGTACCGCTTCGACTGCTCGGGCCTGACGCTCTACTCGTACAAGCGGGCCGGGAAGAAGCTGCCGCGCACCGCGCAGGCCCAGTACAACAGGACCCACCGGGTGGCCAAGTCCGACCGGCGCAAGGGCGACCTGGTGTTCTTCCACGGCAGCGGCGGCGTGTACCACGTCGGGATCTACGCCGGGAGCGACCGGATCTGGCACTCCCCGAAGGCCGGTTCGTGGGTGAAGCTCGAACGCATCTGGTCCCGGTCCGTCTCGTACGGCCGCGTGGGCTGA
- a CDS encoding ATP-dependent Clp protease proteolytic subunit → MEPNARHVLPEFTERTHWGVRSLDPYSKLLEGRIILLGTPVDATAAGDVVAQLVHLEYAAPDQDISLYVNSPGGPVDAMTAIYDAMQTIACDVATTCVGQAASTAAVLLAAGAPGKRSALPGARVLLRQPELAEPLHGRPSDLDVHARELTRQHDLLLDLLARHTGRERDRVAADLDRDLVLDAAGAREHGLVDHVVRSRKA, encoded by the coding sequence ATGGAACCGAACGCCCGCCACGTCCTCCCCGAATTCACCGAGCGCACCCACTGGGGCGTCCGCTCCCTCGATCCGTACTCCAAGCTCCTCGAAGGGCGGATCATCCTGCTCGGCACCCCGGTCGACGCCACGGCCGCCGGCGACGTGGTCGCCCAGCTCGTCCACCTCGAGTACGCGGCACCGGACCAGGACATCTCCCTCTACGTCAACTCGCCCGGCGGCCCGGTCGACGCCATGACCGCGATCTACGACGCCATGCAGACCATCGCCTGCGACGTGGCGACCACCTGCGTCGGCCAGGCCGCGTCCACCGCCGCGGTCCTGCTCGCCGCCGGCGCGCCGGGCAAGCGCTCCGCCCTGCCCGGCGCCCGGGTGCTGCTCAGGCAGCCGGAGCTCGCCGAACCACTGCACGGCCGGCCCTCCGACCTGGACGTCCACGCCCGGGAACTGACGCGCCAGCACGACCTGCTCCTCGACCTGCTGGCCCGGCACACCGGGCGGGAACGCGACCGGGTGGCCGCCGACCTCGACCGCGACCTGGTCCTCGACGCGGCCGGCGCGCGGGAGCACGGCCTCGTGGACCACGTGGTCCGCTCCCGGAAGGCGTGA
- a CDS encoding type II toxin-antitoxin system Phd/YefM family antitoxin, translated as MAHEIPVTQARAEFADLINRVVYGGERVVVTRHGRPLVALVSAADLERLESGAEAAGEGAIGSVSELGDAPSAPREQRRFGIAAEHRPYGG; from the coding sequence ATGGCTCATGAGATTCCGGTGACGCAAGCCCGGGCGGAGTTCGCCGATCTGATCAACCGCGTCGTCTACGGCGGCGAGCGGGTCGTCGTGACCCGCCACGGCAGGCCGCTGGTGGCCCTGGTCTCCGCCGCCGACCTGGAACGACTCGAATCCGGCGCGGAGGCCGCCGGGGAGGGCGCGATCGGCTCGGTCTCGGAACTGGGCGACGCCCCGTCCGCTCCGCGCGAACAGCGCAGGTTCGGCATCGCGGCGGAGCACCGCCCCTACGGCGGCTGA
- a CDS encoding lysophospholipid acyltransferase family protein has translation MFYHLLKYVLLGPLLRLLFRPRIEGLEHVPETGAAIIAGNHLSFSDHFLMPAVLKRRITFLAKQEYFTGPGLKGRLTAAFFRGAGQIPVDRSGREAGQAAIREGLRVLGRGELLGIYPEGTRSPDGRLYKGKVGVAVMALRAGVPVVPCAMVGTFEIQPPGKALPRIGRVTIRFGEPLDFSRFAGMENEKAVVRAVTDEIMYRILALSEQEYVDEYAAGAKATAAEGSPGSGSGCALPRRRG, from the coding sequence GTGTTCTACCACCTCCTCAAGTACGTGCTCCTCGGCCCGCTGCTGCGGCTGCTGTTCCGGCCGAGGATCGAAGGGCTGGAGCACGTCCCGGAGACGGGCGCGGCCATCATCGCGGGGAACCACCTGTCGTTCTCCGACCACTTCCTGATGCCGGCCGTGCTGAAGCGGCGCATCACGTTCCTGGCCAAGCAGGAGTACTTCACGGGCCCGGGCCTCAAGGGGCGGCTGACCGCCGCGTTCTTCCGCGGGGCGGGGCAGATCCCGGTGGACCGCTCCGGCCGCGAGGCGGGGCAGGCGGCCATCCGGGAGGGCCTGCGGGTGCTGGGGCGCGGCGAGTTGCTCGGCATCTACCCGGAGGGGACCCGCTCGCCCGACGGGCGGCTCTACAAGGGCAAGGTGGGGGTCGCGGTGATGGCGCTGAGGGCGGGCGTGCCGGTGGTGCCGTGCGCGATGGTGGGCACGTTCGAGATCCAGCCGCCGGGGAAGGCCCTGCCGAGGATCGGGCGGGTGACGATCCGGTTCGGCGAGCCGCTGGACTTCTCCCGCTTCGCGGGCATGGAGAACGAGAAGGCCGTCGTCCGCGCCGTGACGGACGAGATCATGTACCGCATCCTCGCCCTGTCGGAGCAGGAGTACGTGGACGAGTACGCGGCCGGGGCGAAGGCGACGGCCGCGGAGGGCTCCCCGGGGTCCGGCTCCGGGTGCGCCCTGCCGCGGCGCCGCGGCTGA
- a CDS encoding alkaline phosphatase D family protein — MAPRSLPDRRTVLRGSLAASAALALPTGLGAAPALALSGRPRAGWGVQTGDVTTDSGLVWVRSDRPARMVVETSATESFRNPRRWRGPLLDAGTDFTGTTRLRGLPPGEQIHYRVLLADPDDPRRTGEPVTGTFRTASVRRRDGVRFVWSGDLAGQGWGINPDIGGYRIYDTMAALDPDFFLCSGDNVYADGPLTDTVPLPDGRTWRNVTTEEKSKVAETLAEFRGNFRYNLLDHNLRAFNARVPSIIQWDDHEVTNNWYPGEILTDGRYTEKSVDVLAARARQAFSEYFPISTLRRPDGRVYRVQRHGPLLDVFVLDMRTHRNANSPGRQSSDPQGVLGREQLEWLKKELSRSRAVWKVIASDMPLGLVVPDGGDGKPNIEAVAQGDPGAPLGRELQIAELLRFVKHRRITGTVWLTADVHYTSAQHYQPSRAAFTDFEPFWEFVSGPLNAGAFPANALDGTFGPERVFVKAPTRANVSPAEGYQFFGEVDIDGGSAELTVRLREQDGTVLFTKVLQPGLVGQ, encoded by the coding sequence ATGGCACCCCGTTCGCTTCCCGACCGCCGCACCGTGCTGCGCGGCTCGCTCGCCGCGTCCGCCGCCCTGGCGCTGCCCACCGGTCTCGGCGCGGCACCCGCGCTCGCCCTGTCGGGGCGTCCGCGGGCCGGCTGGGGCGTGCAGACCGGCGACGTGACGACGGACTCCGGGCTGGTGTGGGTGCGCTCGGACCGGCCGGCCCGGATGGTCGTCGAGACGTCCGCCACCGAGTCGTTCCGCAACCCGCGCAGGTGGCGCGGCCCGCTGCTGGACGCGGGGACCGACTTCACCGGCACCACCCGGCTGCGCGGCCTGCCGCCCGGCGAGCAGATCCACTACCGGGTGCTGCTGGCCGACCCGGACGACCCGCGCCGCACCGGCGAGCCGGTCACCGGCACCTTCCGCACCGCGTCCGTCCGGCGCCGTGACGGGGTGCGGTTCGTCTGGTCGGGCGACCTGGCCGGACAGGGCTGGGGCATCAACCCGGACATCGGCGGCTACCGCATCTACGACACGATGGCCGCCCTGGACCCGGACTTCTTCCTGTGCTCCGGCGACAACGTCTACGCCGACGGCCCGCTCACCGACACCGTGCCCCTGCCCGACGGCCGGACCTGGCGGAACGTCACCACCGAGGAGAAGTCCAAGGTCGCCGAGACCCTGGCCGAGTTCCGCGGCAACTTCCGCTACAACCTGCTGGACCACAACCTGCGCGCGTTCAACGCCCGCGTGCCCTCGATCATCCAGTGGGACGACCACGAGGTCACCAACAACTGGTACCCCGGCGAGATCCTCACCGACGGCCGCTACACGGAGAAAAGCGTCGACGTGCTCGCCGCACGGGCCCGCCAGGCGTTCTCGGAGTACTTCCCGATCTCCACGCTGCGCCGCCCCGACGGCCGCGTCTACCGGGTGCAGCGCCACGGCCCGCTGCTGGACGTCTTCGTGCTCGACATGCGGACCCACCGCAACGCGAACTCCCCGGGCCGCCAGAGCAGCGACCCGCAGGGCGTCCTCGGCCGGGAGCAGCTGGAGTGGCTGAAGAAGGAGCTGTCCCGGTCGCGTGCGGTGTGGAAGGTGATCGCCTCCGACATGCCGCTCGGCCTGGTCGTGCCCGACGGCGGGGACGGCAAGCCGAACATCGAGGCCGTGGCGCAGGGCGACCCGGGGGCCCCGCTCGGCCGTGAGCTGCAGATCGCGGAGCTGCTGCGGTTCGTCAAGCACCGCCGGATCACCGGCACGGTCTGGCTGACGGCCGACGTGCACTACACCTCCGCGCAGCACTACCAGCCGTCGCGGGCCGCGTTCACCGACTTCGAGCCGTTCTGGGAGTTCGTGTCGGGGCCGCTGAACGCCGGTGCCTTCCCGGCGAACGCGCTCGACGGCACCTTCGGCCCGGAACGGGTCTTCGTGAAGGCGCCGACCAGGGCGAACGTCTCCCCCGCCGAGGGCTACCAGTTCTTCGGCGAGGTCGACATCGACGGCGGCAGCGCCGAACTGACGGTCCGGCTGCGCGAGCAGGACGGTACGGTGCTGTTCACGAAGGTGCTCCAGCCCGGCCTCGTCGGGCAGTAG